The following proteins are encoded in a genomic region of Microcoleus sp. FACHB-68:
- a CDS encoding plasmid segregation centromere-binding protein ParR, producing MFQRSNKTNKSVTFNQEVADQTLLTVIETELAKQPHKTFSDLCKEALWQFLCVPESLRPSPKIGEIEQQIADLQRQFAEFEKRGSAKPSAGPVPVFEPQQPKPAAGQTEQQVAEVQRQLAALEQRVMAKESGRLETLERQLHQLSQQMMQLALQVSQSSVADLTSLPEPPPKPVAPEPPPEEIDPEIARLRGLLEEF from the coding sequence ATGTTCCAGAGGTCAAATAAGACAAATAAATCGGTCACGTTCAACCAAGAGGTTGCTGACCAAACCTTGTTGACGGTGATTGAAACCGAGTTGGCCAAACAACCGCACAAGACTTTCAGCGACCTCTGTAAAGAAGCTCTGTGGCAATTTTTGTGCGTCCCTGAATCTTTAAGGCCCAGCCCAAAAATTGGGGAAATCGAACAGCAAATCGCGGATCTCCAGCGTCAATTTGCTGAGTTTGAGAAACGGGGATCGGCTAAACCATCTGCCGGCCCTGTGCCGGTATTTGAACCTCAGCAGCCTAAGCCGGCTGCCGGTCAGACGGAACAACAAGTAGCTGAGGTGCAACGCCAACTTGCCGCTTTAGAGCAGCGGGTAATGGCCAAAGAATCGGGCCGGCTGGAAACTCTGGAACGCCAATTACATCAACTCAGCCAGCAGATGATGCAGTTAGCTTTGCAAGTCAGTCAGTCGTCTGTTGCTGACCTAACCTCGCTGCCAGAACCCCCGCCAAAACCCGTGGCTCCTGAACCGCCTCCAGAAGAAATTGATCCTGAGATCGCTCGTCTGAGAGGGTTGCTAGAGGAGTTCTGA
- a CDS encoding ParM/StbA family protein, with protein sequence MNSQPNAATPMNAPKSTTTSLNNAKPTSSFVNKSILSVDLGRTSTKTCVSREPDSVIFIPANIVEKPVQELRGGIFEARTTDPLLDLWVEYQGSGYALGQLAADFGANLYSSATQEKQSKTEDALPKVLTCIGYFSDKLKDKDDLSVVISLPYYAQEEFEREKEKLVNLLTGPHTMSFRGEQMSINITKVWVMPEGYGSLIWCEGESKKPATTDLSKVPVAIIDIGHQTTDCLMVDSFRFARAASKSEPFAMTEFYKQVAAQIEGSDPQSLSLIEAVNRAKGDRFYRPRGATKPTNLDDILPNLKESFSREMCARVLAWLPERVKAVILTGGGGEFFWDDMQLLLKDARIEAHLASPSRQANALGQYIYGEAQLATFPARANNKA encoded by the coding sequence ATGAATAGCCAACCAAACGCTGCTACCCCGATGAATGCGCCGAAGTCAACGACGACTTCGTTGAATAATGCCAAGCCAACCTCTAGTTTTGTCAACAAATCGATTCTGAGCGTTGATCTGGGCCGAACATCTACAAAAACCTGCGTCAGCCGCGAGCCTGATAGTGTCATTTTCATCCCGGCTAATATTGTCGAGAAGCCGGTGCAAGAGCTGCGTGGAGGCATCTTTGAAGCTCGCACCACCGATCCTCTACTGGATTTGTGGGTAGAGTACCAGGGAAGTGGGTACGCCCTTGGGCAACTGGCAGCCGACTTTGGAGCGAATCTTTACTCTAGCGCCACCCAAGAAAAGCAATCTAAGACTGAAGATGCCCTGCCCAAAGTCTTAACTTGTATCGGTTACTTTAGCGACAAGCTCAAGGATAAGGACGATCTGTCCGTCGTGATCAGCCTGCCTTACTACGCCCAAGAAGAGTTTGAGCGTGAGAAAGAAAAGCTTGTTAACTTGCTAACCGGCCCTCACACAATGAGCTTCCGGGGCGAGCAGATGTCAATAAATATTACCAAGGTGTGGGTGATGCCCGAAGGGTATGGCAGCCTCATTTGGTGTGAAGGCGAATCGAAAAAGCCGGCAACGACAGATCTATCAAAAGTGCCGGTGGCCATTATAGACATTGGACATCAAACGACCGATTGTTTAATGGTCGATAGTTTCCGGTTCGCACGAGCTGCATCTAAGAGCGAACCCTTCGCCATGACTGAGTTTTACAAACAAGTCGCCGCTCAGATTGAAGGCTCAGATCCCCAGTCTCTGTCTCTGATCGAGGCAGTCAACCGGGCCAAAGGTGATCGGTTCTACCGGCCAAGAGGGGCAACGAAACCGACCAACCTTGATGATATTTTGCCTAACCTGAAAGAAAGTTTTTCCCGTGAAATGTGCGCGCGTGTGCTGGCATGGCTGCCAGAGCGCGTGAAAGCGGTGATTCTGACTGGTGGGGGCGGAGAATTCTTCTGGGATGATATGCAACTGTTGCTCAAAGACGCCCGGATCGAAGCCCATTTAGCCTCGCCATCTCGACAAGCGAATGCCTTGGGACAGTATATTTATGGAGAAGCACAGTTAGCGACATTCCCTGCTCGCGCCAATAATAAGGCTTGA
- a CDS encoding lipid kinase: MTDNSQSDRRRALLLVNRGARKGDESISKAVKQLQYLGVEILEESAEHPQQIPDLIRRYRREVDLVIIGGGDGTLNAAAEGLIDSQLPLGILPLGTANDLARTLEIPTSIPDACQIIAAGKIRRIDLGWVNGQYFFNVASLGLSVQITQQLSKEAKRRWGVFAYGLTALKVLWKSRPFKAEIRLKGKSIKVKTVQIAVGNGRYYGGGMTVAEDATIDDRRLDLYSLEIKSWWQMILLLPAMRQGNHADLRGVRALNGTEFEVFTRKPRPINTDGEITTHTPAQFRVIPQALAVLVP, encoded by the coding sequence ATGACTGATAACTCGCAATCTGATAGGCGTCGCGCACTGCTATTAGTCAATCGTGGCGCTAGAAAGGGAGATGAAAGTATCTCTAAAGCAGTTAAGCAGTTGCAATACTTAGGGGTTGAGATCCTAGAGGAATCAGCAGAGCATCCTCAACAAATTCCCGATCTGATTCGGCGCTACCGGCGTGAAGTGGATTTGGTCATTATTGGAGGCGGTGATGGCACTCTGAATGCAGCCGCAGAGGGATTGATAGACTCTCAGTTACCTTTGGGAATTTTGCCTTTGGGAACGGCAAATGACCTCGCTCGGACTTTAGAAATTCCCACTTCTATACCCGATGCCTGCCAAATTATTGCTGCCGGCAAAATTCGGCGCATTGACTTGGGTTGGGTGAATGGCCAATACTTTTTTAATGTGGCAAGCTTGGGATTAAGCGTGCAAATTACTCAACAGTTGAGCAAAGAAGCGAAGCGCCGGTGGGGAGTTTTTGCCTATGGTTTGACTGCTCTTAAGGTGCTTTGGAAATCTCGACCTTTTAAAGCAGAGATCCGCCTAAAGGGGAAATCAATAAAGGTGAAAACGGTTCAAATTGCCGTTGGTAACGGGCGTTATTATGGGGGCGGGATGACTGTTGCTGAGGATGCTACAATTGACGACCGGCGGCTGGATCTATACAGTCTGGAAATTAAATCCTGGTGGCAAATGATTCTCTTGCTGCCGGCAATGCGGCAAGGAAATCATGCTGATTTGCGGGGTGTTCGCGCCCTCAACGGCACTGAATTTGAGGTGTTTACTCGCAAACCTCGCCCCATCAATACTGATGGCGAAATTACTACCCACACGCCGGCTCAATTCCGCGTCATTCCTCAAGCTTTAGCTGTTTTGGTTCCTTAA
- a CDS encoding phosphate-starvation-inducible PsiE family protein, translating to MWLFKNLYKKLRRAGQDENFLHGLENLEVVVSKILSVGMIIVILASLWNLGLFLFLELLTTPPDNFGKDLFKVFGLFLNVLIALEILENITAYLKKHVIQVELVIVTSIIAVARKIIILDLEKIEGIQIIGLAVAVFSLSISYWIIRSQNAKKYD from the coding sequence ATGTGGTTATTTAAAAACCTATACAAAAAACTGAGACGAGCTGGCCAAGATGAAAACTTCCTGCATGGGCTAGAAAACCTGGAAGTAGTTGTCTCCAAAATTCTTTCTGTGGGGATGATCATTGTTATCTTAGCCTCCCTTTGGAATTTGGGACTCTTTCTGTTTCTAGAACTCCTCACAACACCGCCAGACAATTTCGGTAAGGATTTGTTTAAAGTTTTTGGTTTGTTTTTGAATGTTTTGATTGCCCTAGAAATTCTAGAAAATATTACGGCTTACCTCAAAAAACACGTTATTCAAGTAGAGTTAGTCATTGTTACTTCTATCATTGCAGTCGCTCGTAAGATTATCATCTTGGATCTGGAGAAAATAGAAGGGATTCAAATTATTGGATTAGCTGTTGCAGTTTTTTCCCTTTCAATTAGTTATTGGATTATTCGTAGCCAAAACGCCAAAAAGTATGACTGA
- a CDS encoding nitrate ABC transporter ATP-binding protein (This model describes the ATP binding subunits of ATP-binding cassette (ABC) transporters for nitrate transport, or for bicarbonate transport, in bacteria and archaea.): MTQAAVTPKTRKDTFLVIEDVSKVYKTPKGPFTVLDGVNLTVKEGEFICVIGHSGCGKSTLLNMVSGFATPTSGKVELQGSRITEPGPDRMVVFQNYALLPWLTAYENVYLAIDSAYPNKSGAEKAAMTREHLAMVGLTEAADKKPSQISGGMKQRVSIARALAMRPKVLILDEPFGALDAITKEELQEELLKIWNDHRATVLMITHDIDEALFLADRLVMMTNGPAAKIGEILEIPFPRPRDRARIMEDPEYYKLRNHALDFLYHRFAHDEDE, translated from the coding sequence ATGACACAGGCGGCTGTTACTCCAAAAACCCGTAAGGACACATTCCTGGTCATTGAAGATGTTTCTAAAGTTTATAAAACCCCCAAAGGGCCTTTCACGGTGCTTGACGGCGTTAATCTCACCGTTAAGGAAGGGGAGTTTATTTGCGTCATTGGTCACTCTGGCTGTGGCAAATCAACTCTGCTGAACATGGTATCCGGTTTCGCCACACCCACTAGCGGCAAGGTGGAATTGCAAGGTTCGCGCATCACCGAACCGGGTCCTGATCGCATGGTCGTCTTTCAAAATTACGCTTTGTTGCCTTGGCTTACAGCCTATGAAAACGTTTACTTAGCCATTGACTCGGCTTACCCCAACAAATCGGGCGCAGAAAAAGCGGCCATGACACGGGAACACTTGGCAATGGTAGGCTTAACAGAAGCGGCGGATAAAAAGCCCAGCCAAATCTCTGGGGGGATGAAGCAACGGGTTTCGATTGCCCGTGCTTTGGCAATGCGTCCGAAAGTCTTGATTTTAGATGAGCCTTTTGGGGCGCTGGATGCAATTACCAAAGAAGAGTTGCAGGAGGAATTACTTAAAATTTGGAATGATCACCGCGCAACGGTGTTGATGATTACTCACGATATTGATGAGGCGCTATTCCTGGCAGACCGATTGGTGATGATGACGAATGGGCCGGCTGCTAAAATTGGGGAGATTTTAGAGATTCCTTTTCCGCGTCCCCGCGATCGCGCCCGCATTATGGAAGATCCAGAATACTACAAACTCCGCAATCACGCCCTCGATTTCCTCTATCACCGCTTCGCTCATGATGAGGATGAGTGA
- a CDS encoding nitrate ABC transporter ATP-binding protein (This model describes the ATP binding subunits of ATP-binding cassette (ABC) transporters for nitrate transport, or for bicarbonate transport, in bacteria and archaea.), with amino-acid sequence MSVFVAVDQLEKVFDLSGGGKYIALKGIDLQIRKGEFISLIGHSGCGKSTLLNTIAGLDLPTDGLVTLESQKITGPGPDRMVVFQNYSLLPWLNVRENIALAVDEVFSHLPKAEKRSIVEQHIDMVGLRPHADKQPAMLSGGQKQRVSIARALAIRPKLLLLDEPFGALDALTRGNLQEKLMQICEENQVTAVMVTHDVDEAVLLSDRIVMLTNGPESKIGQILEVDIPRPRKRMEVVEHPSYYSLRSEMIYFLNQQKRIKKLRARKTAAIARHGLEKVNLEIGFLPLTACAPLAVAKEKGFFAKHGLDEVTLVRETSWRGISDGITGGYLDAAQMPSGMPLWLTLGGHENRPVPTVSSLTMTRNGNGITLCKRFYDQGIYTLADFKKMLQASPAQQHRMGIVHPSSMHNLLLRYWLAAGGIDPDLDVSLKNLPPAQMVVDLQAGSIDGFCMGEPWNLRAAMEGVGFTVATDLEIWPGHPGKVLGVREDWANAYPNTHIALVKALLEACKYCADEANAEEVRQIVAGRDYVSTDVAYIQMGDPNSATCSLDQPMREYAHHLFFGDGVNRPSRTEHLWHMVQMARWGDVPFPRNWLEILERVCRVSVFSTAAREIGVLDVKYNRGSIQLFDGTTFNTDDPIGYLNSLEIKRDFSVAEVILDSRPTAA; translated from the coding sequence ATGTCTGTCTTTGTTGCTGTTGATCAACTTGAGAAAGTCTTTGACTTATCCGGCGGGGGCAAATACATCGCCCTGAAAGGAATCGACCTTCAAATTAGAAAAGGAGAATTTATCTCCTTAATCGGACACTCCGGCTGTGGCAAATCAACGCTTTTGAACACAATTGCCGGCCTGGATTTACCCACAGATGGGTTAGTGACTCTAGAATCCCAAAAAATCACCGGCCCTGGCCCAGATCGCATGGTGGTCTTTCAAAATTATTCACTGCTGCCTTGGTTAAATGTGCGTGAAAACATTGCCTTAGCGGTTGATGAAGTCTTCAGCCATCTTCCCAAAGCCGAGAAGCGCAGCATCGTTGAGCAACATATCGATATGGTAGGGCTGCGACCTCATGCTGACAAACAGCCGGCTATGCTATCGGGAGGTCAGAAACAGCGAGTGAGTATCGCCCGCGCCCTTGCAATTCGTCCAAAACTGCTGCTGCTAGATGAACCTTTCGGCGCTTTAGACGCACTCACACGCGGCAATTTGCAAGAGAAATTAATGCAAATTTGTGAGGAAAACCAAGTCACTGCGGTGATGGTGACTCACGATGTCGATGAAGCGGTGCTATTGTCTGACAGAATTGTGATGCTGACGAATGGCCCGGAATCAAAAATTGGTCAAATTCTAGAAGTAGATATTCCCCGCCCTCGCAAGCGCATGGAAGTTGTAGAACATCCCAGCTATTACAGCTTGCGGAGTGAAATGATCTACTTCCTCAATCAACAGAAACGTATTAAGAAACTTCGCGCTAGAAAAACGGCGGCAATCGCCCGTCATGGCTTGGAAAAAGTTAATTTAGAAATTGGCTTTCTTCCCCTAACTGCTTGCGCCCCCTTGGCAGTTGCAAAAGAAAAAGGTTTCTTTGCCAAACACGGTTTAGATGAAGTGACCTTGGTGCGAGAAACCAGTTGGCGGGGAATTAGCGATGGCATCACCGGCGGCTATTTAGATGCGGCTCAAATGCCTTCAGGAATGCCTCTGTGGTTAACCTTAGGAGGCCATGAAAACCGGCCTGTCCCCACCGTCAGTTCCCTCACCATGACGCGCAACGGGAACGGGATAACCTTGTGCAAGCGCTTCTACGACCAAGGAATTTATACCTTGGCAGACTTTAAAAAGATGCTGCAAGCGTCGCCGGCTCAACAGCACAGAATGGGCATCGTGCATCCCTCTTCCATGCACAATTTGCTATTGCGTTACTGGTTGGCTGCCGGTGGCATTGACCCCGATCTTGATGTCTCTCTAAAAAACCTGCCGCCGGCTCAAATGGTGGTGGATCTGCAAGCCGGCAGTATTGACGGTTTCTGTATGGGGGAACCTTGGAACCTCCGCGCCGCAATGGAAGGGGTTGGCTTTACCGTCGCTACAGATTTGGAAATTTGGCCTGGACATCCTGGCAAAGTGCTGGGCGTTCGGGAAGACTGGGCCAATGCCTATCCCAATACCCACATCGCTTTAGTTAAGGCGCTGCTGGAAGCTTGCAAATACTGTGCTGATGAAGCGAATGCCGAAGAGGTGCGCCAGATCGTCGCCGGACGTGATTATGTGAGTACGGATGTGGCTTATATCCAAATGGGTGACCCTAACTCCGCAACCTGTAGCTTAGATCAGCCAATGCGGGAATATGCCCATCACCTGTTTTTTGGGGATGGCGTGAACCGGCCTAGTCGCACAGAACATTTGTGGCACATGGTGCAAATGGCACGGTGGGGTGACGTTCCTTTCCCCCGGAACTGGTTGGAAATTCTAGAACGGGTATGCCGTGTGAGTGTATTTAGCACCGCAGCGCGAGAAATTGGCGTGCTGGATGTGAAATACAATCGCGGCTCAATCCAGCTATTTGATGGCACCACATTTAATACAGATGACCCGATTGGCTATCTCAACAGTCTGGAAATTAAACGTGATTTCAGCGTAGCCGAAGTGATCCTCGATTCACGCCCAACAGCCGCTTAA
- the ntrB gene encoding nitrate ABC transporter permease, translating to MVVNSRRNKANQANLLDSAVSYLKKQSPDLIPPLLALATFLIVWQLFTLSPESTLPGPIKVFQESWTKIFWPFAYPDREGTAKGLFWQIWASLQRVAVGYSLAGIVGITVGIIVGVNALLFKALDPLFQILRTIPPLAWLPIALAAIKQSEPSAIFVIFITSLWPILINTVVGVQQIPQDYKNVARVLRLPQKKYFFKIVLPAAVPYIFTGLRIGIGLAWLAIVAAEMITGGVGIGYFMFDAYNVGRTSDIIVALVYVGVVGLILDKAMGFIASKVVPEERK from the coding sequence ATGGTAGTCAACTCCAGACGTAATAAAGCGAATCAGGCAAATCTGCTTGACAGTGCAGTTTCTTATTTAAAAAAGCAATCTCCTGATTTAATTCCGCCCCTTTTAGCCCTCGCAACGTTTCTAATTGTCTGGCAGTTATTTACGCTCAGTCCAGAGTCTACTTTGCCGGGTCCAATTAAAGTGTTTCAAGAAAGCTGGACAAAAATATTTTGGCCCTTTGCCTATCCTGACCGAGAAGGCACTGCGAAAGGCTTGTTTTGGCAAATCTGGGCTAGCCTACAACGGGTGGCAGTCGGCTACTCTTTGGCGGGGATTGTGGGAATAACAGTTGGCATTATCGTCGGAGTTAATGCCCTTCTCTTCAAAGCTTTAGACCCACTTTTCCAAATCCTTCGTACCATTCCCCCGCTTGCTTGGTTACCGATTGCCTTAGCAGCTATCAAACAATCAGAACCATCAGCGATTTTCGTAATTTTCATCACCTCACTCTGGCCAATTTTAATTAATACAGTTGTGGGCGTGCAGCAAATTCCGCAAGATTATAAAAACGTTGCTAGAGTCTTGCGTTTACCTCAGAAAAAGTATTTCTTCAAAATTGTTCTACCGGCTGCGGTTCCTTACATCTTCACAGGTCTAAGAATTGGCATTGGTTTAGCTTGGCTGGCAATTGTGGCCGCAGAAATGATTACCGGCGGTGTTGGAATTGGCTACTTCATGTTTGACGCCTATAACGTGGGCCGTACCAGTGACATTATCGTGGCGCTTGTTTATGTCGGAGTTGTGGGTTTAATTCTTGACAAAGCAATGGGTTTCATCGCCAGCAAAGTAGTTCCAGAAGAACGTAAATAA
- a CDS encoding CmpA/NrtA family ABC transporter substrate-binding protein, with amino-acid sequence MTNFSAQYSRRKFLITAGASAVGSVFLKGCLGNPPESISEATRTQKVEALTLPAEQVPETKSANIGFIGQTDAAPLIIAQELGFFAKYGVPDIKLQKQPSWAVVRDKLELDPAGGGIEAGMVLTPMPYLMALGAVTKGNKKIPMYLPLRLNIDGQGITVADSLKGTGVKLDTSVLKQRAQEAKAAGKPLRFAHTFKGGTSDIMLRYWLAAGGIDPENDVVIQIVPGAQLVSNMQTGDIQGFCVGEPWHLRAINQKVGYTALITGEFWKDHPEKALAFRADWVDKHPKTTKAILKAVMEAQQWCDKMENREEMAQILSRDEYAKVPVKDIIDRLKGKIDYGDGRPVAENSPHVMRYWEKGTASYPYQSHDLWFLTENMRWGMLPADTDKNAIIKQVNREDLWREAAKEMGVAAAEIPKNPSKGVEKFFDGVAFNPADPVAYLKNVKIKKI; translated from the coding sequence ATGACCAATTTTTCTGCTCAATATTCTCGACGGAAATTTCTGATAACTGCTGGAGCATCTGCTGTTGGCTCTGTGTTTCTCAAAGGCTGTTTGGGAAACCCTCCTGAATCTATCTCTGAAGCCACTCGAACCCAAAAAGTAGAAGCACTTACTCTGCCGGCAGAACAAGTACCGGAAACAAAATCAGCAAATATCGGCTTTATCGGTCAAACTGATGCTGCGCCGCTGATTATTGCACAAGAGTTGGGCTTTTTTGCCAAGTATGGGGTGCCGGATATTAAGTTACAAAAGCAACCCTCTTGGGCGGTGGTTCGAGATAAGTTGGAACTCGATCCAGCCGGCGGTGGAATTGAGGCGGGTATGGTTCTCACGCCGATGCCTTACTTAATGGCATTAGGTGCTGTCACCAAAGGAAATAAAAAGATTCCTATGTACTTACCGTTGCGCCTGAACATTGACGGGCAAGGCATTACGGTGGCTGATAGCCTTAAGGGTACAGGTGTTAAACTCGATACTTCCGTATTGAAGCAGAGAGCTCAGGAAGCAAAAGCTGCCGGCAAACCGCTGCGGTTTGCCCACACCTTTAAAGGCGGCACCAGCGATATTATGCTGCGCTATTGGTTAGCTGCCGGTGGCATCGATCCAGAAAACGATGTTGTGATTCAAATTGTACCGGGCGCTCAACTTGTTTCAAATATGCAAACAGGTGACATTCAAGGCTTCTGTGTTGGAGAACCTTGGCACCTGAGAGCCATTAATCAAAAAGTTGGTTATACCGCTTTAATTACCGGCGAATTCTGGAAAGATCATCCAGAAAAAGCGCTCGCATTCCGCGCCGACTGGGTAGACAAACATCCCAAAACAACTAAAGCAATTCTCAAAGCGGTAATGGAAGCTCAGCAGTGGTGCGACAAAATGGAAAACCGCGAAGAAATGGCTCAGATTCTCTCAAGAGATGAGTATGCAAAAGTACCCGTAAAAGATATTATTGATCGGCTTAAAGGCAAGATAGACTACGGCGATGGTCGCCCAGTTGCGGAAAATAGCCCTCACGTTATGCGGTACTGGGAAAAGGGAACAGCTTCTTACCCTTACCAAAGTCACGATCTGTGGTTTTTAACAGAAAATATGCGTTGGGGAATGCTGCCGGCGGATACCGATAAAAACGCAATTATTAAGCAGGTAAACCGCGAGGATTTATGGCGGGAAGCGGCCAAGGAGATGGGCGTTGCTGCTGCTGAAATTCCTAAGAATCCATCGAAAGGCGTGGAGAAGTTCTTTGATGGTGTTGCCTTTAACCCCGCCGATCCAGTGGCTTATTTGAAGAATGTGAAGATTAAGAAGATTTAG
- a CDS encoding NF038130 family PEP-CTERM protein yields the protein MAGTVKKFMLSTSLAAGMITISGTSVLAASLTNVTVAGSDYSLYDSNGTSTFIQPSAKLSTILGGNSSSPGGNVELFSSSERLSNGEFAQYAGVSSLTGTIGGKDIILSSLTAADWDSKVGGVTLAKRWFNEALSANGLGSLVGTREGGTLYNSFIVNGGRQRFSDPNISYLNQDDITGEIKIGLAGHYDAKSLLLGVIPASLESLISNTTVQASEIVKVTYNGETHYLYNFRATNSGLFALDDGFSHNGNYELLLAGVPPARVPEPCAILSLIGLGGLLATKRTMKNV from the coding sequence ATGGCAGGAACTGTCAAAAAATTTATGCTCAGCACTTCGTTGGCGGCCGGCATGATTACGATCTCCGGCACCTCAGTGCTCGCCGCCAGCCTCACCAATGTAACCGTTGCCGGTAGTGATTACTCGCTCTATGATTCTAACGGGACAAGTACCTTTATACAACCCTCTGCAAAATTGTCAACTATCTTAGGTGGCAATAGCAGTTCTCCAGGGGGAAATGTCGAGTTATTTTCCAGTAGTGAAAGACTCAGTAATGGGGAATTCGCACAATATGCCGGTGTTAGCAGCCTCACCGGCACAATAGGGGGAAAAGACATTATCTTAAGCAGTCTCACCGCCGCTGACTGGGATAGCAAAGTTGGGGGCGTGACGCTGGCAAAGAGATGGTTCAATGAGGCTTTGAGTGCCAACGGTTTGGGTAGCTTGGTAGGAACACGGGAAGGGGGTACACTTTATAACTCTTTTATCGTGAATGGAGGCCGGCAACGGTTTAGTGACCCTAATATTTCTTATCTAAACCAAGATGACATCACCGGCGAGATTAAAATTGGGCTTGCGGGTCATTATGATGCCAAATCTCTACTATTAGGTGTGATTCCTGCTTCACTAGAGTCTTTGATTTCAAACACAACAGTGCAAGCCAGTGAAATTGTCAAAGTTACTTATAATGGCGAGACTCATTATCTGTATAACTTTAGGGCAACTAACTCAGGGCTGTTTGCGCTAGACGATGGTTTCTCGCATAACGGGAACTATGAATTGCTGTTGGCGGGGGTGCCTCCAGCTAGAGTGCCAGAACCTTGTGCAATATTGAGTCTAATCGGTTTGGGGGGCTTGCTGGCTACCAAACGCACGATGAAGAACGTTTGA
- a CDS encoding LL-diaminopimelate aminotransferase, with translation MQFAKRLDPLRANVFADMDRAKAKARAAGQDLIDLSLGSSDLPAEDRVLDTIAASLKDPSTHQYLLFHGTQKFRHAAAKWYTQKFGVPVDPETEVLSLIGSQEGTAHLPLAILNPGDFALLLDPGYPSHVGGVYLASGQIYPMQLRAENGFLPVFEDVPGPVLAQARMMVLSYPHNPTAAIAPLSFFQEAVAFCRQHNLVLVHDFPYVDLVFEGSAPPSILQADPDKTVSIEFFTLSKSYNLGGFRIGYAIGNPQLIQALRQVKAAVDFNQYLGILNGAIAALSGPQDIVKQTVETFRQRRDAFITALHRIGWFVETPPATMYVWAKLPAPWENNSMEFCTQLVETTGVAASPGAGFGKGGEGYVRFALVHEPPILEAAVERIAKFVRS, from the coding sequence ATGCAATTTGCGAAACGTTTAGATCCCCTCCGTGCTAATGTCTTTGCTGATATGGATCGGGCAAAGGCAAAGGCGAGGGCAGCCGGCCAAGATTTGATTGATTTATCTCTAGGATCTTCTGACTTACCTGCCGAAGATCGCGTCCTCGACACGATCGCCGCATCTTTGAAAGATCCCAGCACCCATCAGTATTTGCTATTTCACGGCACTCAAAAATTTCGCCACGCAGCCGCCAAATGGTACACGCAGAAATTTGGCGTGCCGGTTGATCCGGAAACGGAGGTGCTCTCCCTCATTGGATCTCAAGAAGGAACGGCGCATTTGCCTTTAGCGATTTTAAATCCGGGAGATTTTGCCCTGCTGCTCGATCCGGGCTATCCCTCCCATGTCGGCGGTGTTTACTTAGCCAGTGGGCAGATTTACCCGATGCAACTGCGGGCGGAAAATGGATTTTTGCCGGTGTTTGAGGACGTGCCAGGGCCGGTTTTAGCGCAGGCGCGGATGATGGTGCTCAGCTATCCCCACAACCCAACCGCCGCGATCGCTCCACTCTCGTTTTTTCAAGAAGCTGTAGCGTTTTGCCGGCAGCACAACCTTGTCTTGGTTCACGATTTCCCCTATGTAGACTTGGTGTTTGAAGGCTCAGCCCCACCCTCTATTTTGCAAGCTGACCCGGATAAAACGGTTTCTATAGAATTCTTCACCCTTTCTAAGTCATACAATTTAGGCGGTTTTCGCATCGGTTATGCCATCGGCAACCCCCAACTTATTCAAGCATTGCGACAGGTGAAAGCGGCGGTTGATTTTAACCAATATCTAGGAATTCTCAATGGTGCGATCGCTGCTTTAAGTGGCCCTCAAGATATTGTCAAGCAAACGGTAGAAACTTTCCGCCAGCGTCGGGATGCTTTTATCACCGCACTACACCGCATTGGCTGGTTTGTAGAAACCCCACCGGCAACCATGTATGTTTGGGCAAAACTGCCGGCACCTTGGGAAAATAATTCGATGGAATTTTGCACGCAGCTGGTAGAAACAACCGGCGTTGCAGCCTCTCCGGGTGCCGGTTTTGGGAAAGGCGGCGAAGGGTATGTTCGCTTTGCCTTAGTCCATGAACCGCCGATCCTGGAAGCAGCAGTGGAAAGAATCGCTAAGTTTGTCCGCTCGTAA